In Malus sylvestris chromosome 15, drMalSylv7.2, whole genome shotgun sequence, a single genomic region encodes these proteins:
- the LOC126602018 gene encoding cleavage and polyadenylation specificity factor subunit 3-I-like yields MASVGQPPPAPAPLKRREAPAASREDDKMIITPLGAGNEVGRSCVHMTFKGKTVLFDCGIHPAYSGMAALPYFDEIDPSTIDVLLVTHFHLDHAASLPYFLEKTTFKGRVFMTYATKVIYKLLLTDYIKVSKVSVEDMLFDEQDINSSMDRIEVIDFHQTVEVEGIRFWCYAAGHVLGAAMFMVDIAGVRVLYTGDYSREEDRHLRAAETPLFSPDVCIIESTYGVQHHQPRHIREKRFTDVIHTTISQGGRVLIPAYALGRAQELLLILDEYWSNHPELHNIPIYYASPLAKRCLSVYETYTLSMNDRIRNAKSNPFIFKYISPLKSVENFKDVGPSVVMASPGGLQSGLSRQLFDRWCTDKKNSCVIPGYMVEGTLAKTIINEPKEVTSMSGLSVPLNMQVHHISFSAHADSVQTTAFLDELRPPNIILVHGGANEMGRLKQKLVTQFADWNTKILTPKNCQSVELYFNSQKMAKAIGRLAEETPEVCETVSGLLVKKGFSYQIMASDDLHVFSQLCTANVTQRITIPYASGFTVIKHRLEQIYGSVESSVDEESGVATLRVHDRVTLKQDTDKHISLHWPSDPISDMVSDSIVALILNINREVPKVVVESEDIKTEEENGKKVEKVIRAFLVSLFGDVKPGENGKLVISVDGNVAQLDKQSGDVESENEGLKERVKTAFRRIQSAVKPIPLHAT; encoded by the exons ATGGCTTCAGTGGGACAACCACCGCCGGCGCCGGCGCCTCTTAAGCGGCGGGAGGCTCCTGCAGCATCAAGAGAAGATGATAAGATGATCATCACTCCGCTAGGTGCCGGCAATGAAGTCGGCCGCTCTTGCGTGCACATGACCTTCAAAGGGAAAACTGTCTTG TTTGATTGTGGAATTCACCCCGCTTATTCGGGCATGGCTGCTTTGCCCTACTTTGATGAGATTGATCCGTCCACAATTGATGTCCTCCTCGTAACCCA CTTTCACTTGGATCATGCTGCATCCCTACCTTACTTTCTTGAGAAG ACCACATTCAAAGGCCGAGTTTTTATGACTTATGCTACAAAGGTTATCTACAAGTTGCTTTTGACGGATTATATAAAAGTGAGCAAAGTTTCAGTTGAAGATATGTTGTTTGACGAGCAAGACATAAATTCCTCAATGGATAGAATTGAG GTTATTGATTTCCATCAGACAGTAGAGGTTGAGGGCATTCGATTTTGGTGCTACGCTGCCGGTCATGTCCTTGGTGCTGCCATGTTTATGGTTGATATAGCCGGTGTTAGAGTCCTTTATACTGGAGATTATTCACGTGAAGAAGACCGGCATCTCCGTGCTGCTGAGACCCCACTGTTCTCCCCTGATGTATGCATTATTGAATCGACTTACGGTGTCCAGCACCATCAACCTCGGCACATCCGTGAGAAGCGGTTCACTGATGTTATCCACACAACCATCTCTCAGGGGGGTCGTGTCTTGATTCCTGCATATGCACTTGGCCGTGCCCAAGAACTTCTCCTCATCCTTGATGAGTATTGGTCAAACCATCCTGAGCTCCATAATATTCCCATTTATTATGCTTCTCCACTTGCCAAAAGATGTTTGTCTGTATACGAGACATACACCCTTTCTATGAACGATAGAATCCGCAATGCGAAGTCAAATCCTTTCATTTTTAAGTACATATCACCACTAAAGAGCGTTGAGAATTTCAAAGATGTAGGCCCATCGGTGGTGATGGCAAGCCCTGGTGGTCTTCAGAGTGGACTGTCAAGGCAGCTATTTGATAGGTGGTGCACTGATAAGAAAAATTCCTGCGTTATTCCAGGTTATATGGTTGAAGGGACTCTAGCCAAAACCATCATCAATGAACCAAAAGAGGTAACTAGTATGAGTGGACTCTCGGTACCTCTCAACATGCAGGTCCATCACATTTCATTCTCCGCCCACGCGGACTCTGTTCAGACTACCGCATTTTTGGACGAGCTGAGGCCTCCTAACATAATCCTAGTTCATGGAGGAGCTAATGAGATGGGAAGGCTAAAACAGAAGCTCGTGACCCAGTTTGCTGATTGGAACACCAAAATCCTGACCCCAAAGAATTGTCAGTCTGTTGAATTGTATTTTAACTCCCAGAAAATGGCAAAAGCTATTGGAAGGCTTGCTGAGGAGACCCCTGAAGTTTGTGAAACTGTCAGCGGTTTGCTGGTAAAAAAAGGCTTCAGTTATCAAATAATGGCTTCCGATGATCTCCATGTCTTCTCACAGCTGTGCACAGCAAATGTCACTCAACGGATTACTATTCCATATGCTAGTGGCTTCACTGTGATAAAACATCGGCTTGAGCAAATATACGGGAGTGTAGAGTCTTCAGTGGATGAGGAATCTGGAGTGGCAACATTGCGAGTGCATGATCGGGTGACTTTGAAGCAGGATACAGATAAACACATATCACTGCATTGGCCTTCGGATCCTATAAGTGACATGGTGTCAGACTCCATTGTTGCTCTTATTTTGAATATCAATCGAGAAGTCCCCAAGGTAGTTGTTGAATCAGAGGATATAAAAACtgaggaagaaaatgggaaGAAGGTGGAAAAGGTCATTCGTGCATTTCTTGTTTCACTCTTTGGCGACGTGAAGCCTGGAGAAAATGGGAAACTAGTGATTAGTGTTGATGGGAATGTGGCGCAGCTTGATAAACAGAGCGGGGATGTAGAGAGTGAAAACGAAGGTCTCAAGGAAAGAGTAAAAACAGCATTTCGTCGAATCCAAAGTGCGGTGAAGCCAATCCCTCTCCATGCAACGTAA
- the LOC126602017 gene encoding conserved oligomeric Golgi complex subunit 1-like has product MRVNSGDGLSGASAAAAAASRDAESLFRSKPIAEIRTVESTTRSQIQSKKEELRQLVGTRYRDLIDSADSIVLMKRSSHSISQNLSSVHYSINSLSSASSASSADNPDSSRHDPTRHRIYGIACRVKYLVDTPENIWGCLDESMFLESAARYARASHVHSILALPGHVRFLSNFPLLQHQWQIVDSFKSQISQRARDRLFDRELHLPVSSYADALAAVALIDDLRPEYVLSLFLDTRKSWVSGILNACRPDAQCSDVVSVLCEALRVIQVTVGQVGELFLRVLSDMPLFYKVVLGSPPASQLFGGIPNPDEEIKLWNSFREKLESAMGMLDKDYIAKACCSWLSDCGGRMVDRINGRFLIDAIGSGHELASAEKLIRETMNSKEVLEGSLEWLKNVFGSNIDLPWSRMSELVLGDDSDLWDSIFEPAFVARMKVIVAYRFKELMKTVNIKEGKPIDFLGAGGGVWFVETKSNNAKKGTASALPCEENCLNFYFGPQVSSIRDAVDSSCQDVLDDLLCFLESPKAALRLKDLAPYLQDKCCQTISNILVQLNSELDNLEIGKDTQGPVTVDRALFIGRLLFALQSHSKHIPIILGPPRSWVNVTGSVVLDKFLPMSRQSRAPTDSPVLDSPSGSKRHTSFATAALLGAGQSASPKLEELNVTMRDLRIRAHGLWMSWLSDELSVILSRDLQKDYALSSSTPLRGWEETVVKQEQSDDNQSDMRIWLPCMPSLYIVSFLFRICEEVHRIGGHVLDKTILQKFALRLLEKVIGIYGDFLSTVEAGGSQVSEKGVLQVLLDLRFVVDVLSGGDSNTSEESFAYLKTKSPFRRKQDQSHAKSAIRERFDGLINRLSQRLDPIDWLTYESYLWENEKQSYQRHAVLFGFFVQLNRMYTDTVQKLPTNSESNIMRCSSVPRFKYLPISAPALSSRGTAKASIPISSDDISSRSPWKAYTNGDLSSKLDLDDNLSFSAVPIFNSLMQAGSKFGESLKLGSMLTDGQVGIFKDRSAAAMSSIGDILPSQAAGLLSSFTASRSYS; this is encoded by the exons ATGAGAGTGAATTCCGGCGACGGCCTCAGCGGTGCCTCCGCCGCTGCTGCCGCCGCCTCCCGAGATGCCGAGTCCCTCTTCCGCTCCAAACCCATTGCCGAAATCAGAACCGTCGAGTCCACTACCCGCAGCCAGATCCAGTCCAAGAAGGAGGAGCTCCGCCAACTTGTCGGCACTCGCTACCGCGATCTCATTGACTCCGCCGATTCCATCGTCCTCATGAAGCGCTCCTCCCACTCCATCTCCCAAAACCTCTCCTCCGTCCACTACTCTATCAATTCCCTCTCCTCCGCATCCTCCGCATCCTCCGCCGACAACCCCGACTCCTCCCGCCACGACCCTACCCGCCACCGCATCTACGGAATCGCCTGCCGGGTCAAGTACCTCGTCGACACTCCGGAGAACATCTGGGGCTGCCTCGACGAGTCCATGTTTCTCGAGTCCGCCGCCCGCTACGCCCGCGCCAGTCACGTGCACTCCATTCTCGCCCTCCCTGGTCACGTGCGCTTCCTCTCCAACTTCCCTCTCCTCCAGCACCAGTGGCAGATCGTCGACAGTTTCAAGTCCCAGATCTCCCAGCGCGCCCGCGACCGCCTCTTCGATCGAGAGCTCCACCTGCCCGTTTCCTCCTACGCCGACGCATTGGCCGCCGTCGCTTTGATCGACGACCTCCGCCCCGAGTACGTACTTTCCCTCTTCCTCGACACTCGGAAGTCGTGGGTTTCCGGGATACTCAATGCTTGCCGTCCCGATGCTCAGTGCTCCGACGTCGTTTCGGTGCTGTGCGAGGCTCTGCGGGTGATTCAGGTGACTGTGGGGCAGGTTGGTGAGCTCTTCTTGCGGGTGCTCAGTGACATGCCGTTGTTCTACAAGGTGGTATTGGGTAGTCCTCCTGCATCCCAACTGTTCGGTGGAATTCCCAATCCAGATGAGGAGATCAAGCTTTGGAATTCGTTTCGGGAGAAGCTCGAGTCTGCCATGGGAATGCTGGACAAGGATTACATTGCCAAGGCTTGTTGCTCTTGGCTTAGCGACTGCGGAGGCCGGATGGTGGATAGGATCAACGGGAGGTTCCTCATCGACGCGATTGGCAGCGGCCACGAGCTCGCCTCGGCTGAGAAGTTGATTAGGGAGACCATGAACAGCAAGGAGGTATTAGAAGGGAGCTTGGAGTGGCTCAAGAACGTGTTCGGGTCCAACATTGACCTGCCGTGGAGTCGAATGAGTGAACTTGTTCTCGGAGATGATTCAGATCTCTGGGACAGTATCTTCGAACCTGCATTCGTCGCCAGGATGAAGGTGATTGTGGCATACAGGTTCAAGGAGCTCATGAAGACCGTGAACATTAAGGAGGGCAAACCCATCGATTTCCTTGGTGCTGGTGGTGGAGTTTGGTTTGTGGAAACCAAATCGAATAACGCTAAGAAAGGTACTGCTAGTGCTCTGCCTTGTGAAGAGAATTGTCTCAATTTCTATTTTGGTCCTCAAGTGAGTAGTATTCGAGATGCGGTGGATAGTAGTTGTCAGGATGTTCTTGATGACTTGCTGTGTTTCTTAGAATCGCCAAAGGCAGCTCTTAGGTTAAAGGATCTGGCACCGTATCTACAAGATAAGTGTTGCCAGACCATATCCAATATATTGGTGCAACTAAATAGTGAGCTTGATAATTTGGAAATTGGTAAAGACACGCAAGGGCCGGTAACTGTTGACAGGGCACTTTTCATTGGGAGACTCTTGTTTGCATTGCAGAGCCACTCCAAACACATTCCCATCATTCTTGGTCCTCCGCGGTCTTGGGTAAATGTAACAGGGTCTGTAGTTCTCGATAAGTTCCTGCCCATGTCAAGACAATCTAGAGCTCCCACTGATTCTCCAGTGCTTGATAGCCCCTCAGGTTCTAAAAGGCATACTTCATTTGCTACTGCTGCATTGCTTGGAGCAGGCCAAAGTGCAAGCCCTAAACTTGAAGAGCTTAATGTAACTATGCGAGATCTCCGTATTCGTGCGCATGGTTTGTGGATGTCGTGGTTGTCTGATGAGCTTTCAGTTATTCTTTCCCGTGATCTTCAAAAAGATTATGCTTTGTCATCATCAACTCCTCTGAGG GGTTGGGAAGAGACAGTTGTTAAGCAAGAGCAGTCTGATGATAACCAATCGGACATGAGAATATGGCTCCCTTGCATGCCTTCTCTCTATATAGTCTCATTTCTATTTCGCATATGTGAAGAAGTTCATCGAATTGGAGGTCATGTTCTTGACAAAACAATTCTGCAAAAGTTTGCATTAAGATTGTTGGAAAAG GTCATTGGTATTTATGGAGACTTCCTTTCTACTGTAGAGGCCGGTGGATCTCAAGTGTCAGAGAAAGGAGTTTTGCAAGTTCTGTTAGATTTGAGATTTGTTGTCGATGTCCTTTCTGGGGGTGATTCTAATACGAGTGAGGAGTCATTTGCATACCTAAAGACAAAAAGTCCTTTCAGACGGAAGCAGGACCAAAGCCACGCGAAATCTGCCATTAGAGAGCGTTTTGATGGGTTGATAAATCGTCTTTCGCAAAGATTGGATCCCATAGACTGGCTTAC GTATGAGTCGTATCTTTGGGAAAATGAGAAGCAGTCCTACCAACGCCATGCTGTCCTCTTTGGATTCTTTGTTCAACTTAATCGCATGTACACAGATACTGTTCAAAAACTTCCTACTAATTCAGAGTCCAATATCATGAGATGCTCTTCAGTTCCTCGCTTCAAATACCTTCCCATCAG TGCTCCAGCATTGTCTTCAAGAGGGACAGCTAAGGCATCCATTCCAATCTCTTCGGATGATATTTCTTCAAGAAGTCCCTGGAAAGCTTATACAAATGGAGATCTTTCCAGTAAGCTTGATTTGGACGATAACTTGAGTTTTTCTGCCGTACCAATCTTTAATTCTTTAATGCAG GCTGGAAGTAAATTTGGAGAGAGCTTAAAACTAGGATCCATGCTAACAGATGGGCAAGTGGGCATATTCAAGGATAGATCAGCAGCCGCCATGTCGTCAATTGGTGACATTCTACCTTCCCAGGCTGCAGGTCTCCTATCATCATTCACAGCTTCCAGATCATACTCTTGA